One window of Flavobacterium ammonificans genomic DNA carries:
- the yidC gene encoding membrane protein insertase YidC yields the protein MEEKKLDLNSIIGFILIFGILIWIMYQNQPDPKVIAAEKAKKELVAKAAKAKELEQKIIEKAAVAVVETGDSTQLVQLQKTLGSFAYSATLPSAKSDFTTLENEVVKLKIANKGGFIVEAVLKQHEKFKKGSGQLVELIKDNNTNLNVVLQTSDNRTLQTKDLFFEPSVSKVGEDQILSMKLKAGANEYLEYKYILKPNDYMIGFDVRSQGLNKVLNTAKPLDLQWSMKTYRNEKSISYENRYTEVYFEHKDGKIDYVSQGENSEENAENATFVAFKQHFFSTILLTDKPFASSKLVSNDLVKDEAIDTVFTKQFTAEIPLAFSNGEIDYKMNWYLGPTDYQILNDYDKNLEKIISLGWGIIGWINSFIFIPLFGFLGSYISYGIAIILFTILIKLAMSPITFKSFLSQAKMKVLRPEITELGEKFKKDPMKKQQETMKLYNKAGVNPMAGCIPALIQLPFMYASFQFFPSAFELRQKSFLWADDLSSFDEVVKLPFHIPLYGDHISLFPVLAAIAIFFYMKMTTGDQQMAAPQQEGMPDMAQIMKIMIYVSPLMMLFFFNSYGAGLSLYNFISNLITIGIMIVIKKYFIDSDKIHAQIQENKLKEPKKPSKFQQKLQEAMQQAEAQKAQRNKK from the coding sequence ATGGAAGAAAAAAAATTAGATCTTAATTCAATTATTGGTTTTATATTGATTTTTGGAATCTTGATTTGGATTATGTATCAAAATCAACCTGATCCTAAAGTAATTGCTGCTGAAAAAGCTAAAAAAGAATTGGTTGCCAAGGCAGCTAAAGCAAAAGAGTTAGAGCAAAAAATCATTGAGAAAGCTGCTGTTGCGGTGGTTGAAACTGGTGATTCAACTCAATTAGTACAATTACAAAAAACCTTAGGGAGTTTTGCTTATTCAGCTACTCTTCCATCTGCAAAATCCGATTTTACTACTCTAGAAAACGAGGTGGTAAAATTAAAAATTGCCAATAAAGGAGGTTTTATTGTAGAGGCTGTTTTAAAACAACACGAAAAGTTTAAAAAAGGTTCTGGTCAATTAGTAGAATTAATCAAGGATAACAATACCAATCTGAATGTAGTTCTTCAAACTTCTGACAACCGAACTTTGCAAACCAAAGATTTGTTTTTTGAACCTAGTGTTTCAAAAGTGGGTGAGGATCAAATCCTGTCTATGAAATTGAAAGCTGGTGCTAATGAGTATTTGGAATACAAGTACATTTTGAAACCAAACGATTATATGATTGGTTTTGATGTTCGTTCTCAAGGTTTAAATAAAGTATTAAACACTGCTAAACCATTGGATTTACAATGGAGTATGAAAACGTACAGAAACGAAAAAAGTATTTCTTATGAAAATAGGTATACTGAAGTGTATTTCGAACACAAAGATGGTAAAATTGACTATGTTAGCCAAGGTGAAAACTCAGAAGAAAATGCAGAAAATGCTACTTTCGTTGCATTTAAACAACATTTCTTCTCTACCATTTTATTGACAGATAAACCTTTTGCTTCCTCTAAATTAGTCTCAAATGACTTAGTGAAAGACGAAGCTATCGATACTGTATTTACAAAACAATTCACAGCAGAAATCCCTTTGGCTTTTTCAAATGGAGAAATAGACTATAAGATGAATTGGTATTTAGGACCAACAGATTATCAAATTTTAAATGATTATGATAAGAATTTAGAAAAAATTATTTCTCTTGGTTGGGGAATCATAGGTTGGATTAACAGTTTTATCTTTATCCCATTATTTGGTTTCCTAGGTTCTTACATTTCGTATGGTATTGCGATTATTCTCTTTACCATATTAATTAAATTAGCGATGTCGCCAATTACGTTTAAATCGTTTTTGTCTCAAGCTAAGATGAAGGTATTGCGTCCTGAAATTACTGAGTTGGGTGAGAAATTCAAAAAAGATCCAATGAAGAAACAACAAGAAACAATGAAGTTGTACAACAAAGCGGGTGTAAATCCAATGGCGGGTTGTATTCCAGCTTTGATTCAGTTACCGTTTATGTATGCCTCATTTCAGTTCTTCCCATCAGCTTTTGAATTAAGACAAAAAAGTTTCCTTTGGGCAGATGATTTGTCTTCTTTTGATGAGGTTGTGAAATTACCGTTCCATATCCCGTTGTATGGAGATCATATTAGTTTGTTCCCGGTTTTAGCCGCAATTGCGATTTTCTTTTATATGAAAATGACTACTGGAGATCAACAGATGGCAGCTCCACAGCAAGAGGGAATGCCAGATATGGCGCAAATAATGAAAATTATGATTTATGTGTCGCCATTAATGATGTTATTTTTCTTCAATAGTTATGGAGCAGGTTTGAGTTTGTATAACTTTATTTCGAATTTGATTACTATTGGAATAATGATTGTCATAAAGAAGTACTTTATAGATAGTGATAAAATTCACGCTCAAATTCAAGAGAATAAATTGAAGGAACCAAAGAAACCAAGTAAGTTCCAACAAAAATTACAAGAAGCTATGCAACAAGCCGAAGCGCAGAAAGCACAGCGAAACAAAAAATAA
- a CDS encoding DUF3820 family protein, with translation MENDQKQLIKLAHTKMPFGKYEGWHLIDLPEFYVVWYNNKGFPKGELGQQLQLVYELKLNGLEDLIRNIKKQYPKPVK, from the coding sequence ATGGAAAACGATCAAAAACAATTAATCAAACTGGCACATACTAAAATGCCTTTTGGAAAATATGAAGGTTGGCATTTGATCGATTTACCCGAATTTTATGTGGTTTGGTACAATAACAAGGGATTTCCAAAAGGCGAATTAGGTCAACAATTGCAATTAGTTTATGAACTAAAATTAAACGGATTAGAAGACTTAATTCGAAATATTAAAAAGCAATATCCTAAACCCGTTAAATAG
- a CDS encoding chloride channel protein, with the protein MQNISLQKIVRISFQWMVICALIGLFSGSASALFLVVLEWVTQIREYNNWIIWLLPLGGLLIGLVYHYYGASVVKGNNLLLEEYENPQQPIPFKMAPLVLIGTLITHLVGGSAGREGTAVQMGGAIADQFSNWFKLDQNDRKTILILGISAGFASVFGTPLAGALFALEIVYFSKINLKSVFLSFAVAYAAYYTVELWQVTHTHYSIPILAELNGTNLLWTIGVGIIFGLAALLFSRSAHFWSHLFSKYIQYAPIRPLIGGTILAIILFFIGTTKYIGLGIPEIVKAFSTPNDSYDFLLKILFTGFTLGAGFKGGEVTPLFFIGATLGSALSVVVPLPIALIVGMGFVAVFSGATHTPIACTVMGMELFGIESGIFIGIACVVAYFSSGSVGIYSSQIVKGPKYHLYQKINR; encoded by the coding sequence ATGCAAAATATATCCCTACAAAAAATAGTACGCATTTCCTTTCAATGGATGGTTATATGTGCTTTGATAGGACTATTTTCTGGTTCGGCATCTGCTTTATTTTTAGTAGTATTAGAATGGGTTACCCAAATTAGAGAATACAATAACTGGATCATTTGGTTATTGCCACTTGGTGGCTTACTCATTGGTTTAGTATATCATTATTATGGGGCTTCAGTAGTAAAAGGCAACAATTTGCTTTTAGAAGAATACGAAAATCCGCAGCAACCCATCCCGTTCAAAATGGCGCCTTTGGTTCTCATTGGCACTTTAATTACTCATTTAGTGGGAGGTTCGGCTGGACGCGAAGGAACGGCAGTACAAATGGGTGGAGCCATTGCCGACCAATTTTCGAACTGGTTTAAATTGGATCAAAACGATCGAAAAACAATTCTTATTTTAGGCATTAGCGCCGGATTTGCTTCCGTTTTTGGAACACCTTTGGCCGGGGCTTTATTTGCTCTAGAAATAGTGTATTTCAGTAAAATCAATCTTAAAAGTGTGTTTTTGTCTTTTGCGGTAGCTTATGCTGCCTATTATACAGTAGAGTTGTGGCAAGTGACACACACACATTACAGTATTCCTATTTTAGCCGAATTAAATGGTACCAATTTACTTTGGACTATTGGAGTCGGAATTATTTTTGGCTTAGCGGCTTTGTTATTTTCTAGATCAGCTCATTTTTGGAGCCATTTATTTTCAAAATACATTCAATATGCTCCGATTCGACCTTTAATTGGAGGTACTATTTTAGCGATTATCCTTTTTTTCATCGGAACCACAAAATACATTGGTTTAGGAATTCCAGAAATAGTGAAAGCCTTTTCAACACCTAATGATTCCTATGATTTTCTTTTAAAAATACTATTTACCGGTTTTACATTAGGAGCTGGTTTTAAAGGAGGCGAAGTAACTCCGCTGTTCTTCATAGGAGCTACTTTAGGAAGCGCTTTATCTGTTGTTGTTCCTTTACCAATAGCACTTATAGTAGGTATGGGGTTTGTTGCTGTTTTTTCTGGGGCAACCCATACTCCTATTGCTTGTACTGTTATGGGAATGGAATTGTTTGGAATTGAAAGCGGAATT
- a CDS encoding CTP synthase, with protein sequence MNQTKYIFVTGGVTSSLGKGIIAASLAKLLQARGYRTTIQKFDPYINVDPGTLNPYEHGECYVTDDGAETDLDLGHYERFLNVPTSQANNVTTGRIYLSVIEKERRGEFLGKTVQVVPHITNEIKDRMQLLGKSGDYDIVITEIGGTVGDIESLPYIESVRQLVWELGENNGIVIHLTLVPYLAAAGELKTKPTQHSVKTLMESGIKADILVCRTEHEISDEIRNKLALFCNVKREAVIQSIDASTIYEVPNLMLEEGLDVVALKKLDLPKKAAPDLKNWNTFLKRLKSPKHTVNIGLVGKYVEMQDCYKSILEAFIHAGAANETKVNVISLHSEYIDALNVNEKLGGLDAVLVAPGFGERGIEGKIETVRYVRENKIPFFGICLGMQMSVIEYSRNILGLADANSTEMNEKTLNPVVNLMEEQKTVTDKGGTMRLGAWNCDIKPGTLAHKIYGATSISERHRHRYEFNSAYLSQLEKAGLKASGTNPQTGLVEIVEIEDHPFFIGVQYHPEYKSTVANPHPIFVNFVAAAVNAKKK encoded by the coding sequence ATGAATCAAACGAAATATATTTTTGTTACTGGCGGTGTTACTTCTTCTTTAGGGAAGGGTATTATCGCGGCCTCATTGGCGAAATTATTACAAGCAAGAGGATACAGAACAACTATTCAAAAGTTTGATCCGTATATTAATGTGGATCCAGGAACATTGAATCCTTATGAACACGGTGAATGTTATGTTACTGATGATGGTGCAGAAACCGATTTGGATTTAGGTCATTACGAAAGGTTCTTAAATGTTCCAACTTCTCAAGCGAATAATGTAACCACTGGTAGAATATATCTTTCTGTAATTGAAAAAGAACGTAGAGGAGAATTTTTAGGGAAAACCGTTCAGGTAGTTCCTCATATCACCAATGAAATTAAAGACAGAATGCAATTGCTTGGTAAATCAGGCGATTATGATATTGTCATTACTGAAATTGGTGGTACTGTGGGTGATATTGAGTCATTACCTTATATCGAATCGGTACGTCAATTGGTTTGGGAATTGGGAGAAAATAACGGAATTGTGATTCATTTGACATTAGTGCCGTATTTGGCTGCAGCCGGAGAATTGAAAACAAAACCAACCCAGCACTCAGTAAAAACCTTGATGGAAAGCGGAATCAAAGCGGACATCTTAGTTTGTAGAACTGAACACGAGATTTCGGACGAAATCCGCAACAAATTAGCCTTGTTTTGTAATGTAAAAAGAGAAGCGGTTATTCAATCAATTGATGCTTCAACTATTTATGAAGTACCTAACTTAATGTTAGAAGAAGGGTTGGATGTTGTTGCCTTGAAAAAACTAGATTTACCTAAAAAAGCAGCTCCCGATTTAAAAAATTGGAATACTTTTTTAAAGCGATTAAAAAGCCCTAAACATACTGTCAATATTGGTTTGGTAGGGAAATATGTAGAAATGCAGGATTGTTACAAATCTATTTTGGAAGCTTTTATTCATGCTGGTGCAGCTAACGAAACCAAAGTAAATGTAATTTCCCTTCATTCTGAATATATTGACGCATTGAATGTTAATGAAAAATTAGGTGGATTAGATGCTGTTTTAGTAGCACCTGGTTTTGGAGAAAGAGGAATTGAAGGAAAAATCGAAACCGTTCGTTATGTAAGAGAAAATAAAATCCCATTTTTTGGAATTTGTTTAGGAATGCAAATGTCGGTAATCGAGTATTCTAGAAATATATTGGGTCTTGCCGATGCTAATTCAACAGAGATGAACGAGAAAACGCTGAATCCTGTGGTGAACTTAATGGAAGAGCAAAAAACAGTTACAGACAAAGGTGGAACTATGCGTCTAGGTGCTTGGAATTGTGACATTAAGCCAGGAACATTGGCTCATAAAATTTATGGAGCCACTTCTATTTCAGAACGTCACCGTCACCGTTATGAATTCAATAGTGCTTATTTAAGCCAATTGGAGAAAGCGGGATTAAAGGCTTCAGGAACTAATCCGCAAACCGGTTTGGTTGAAATTGTAGAAATTGAAGATCATCCGTTTTTTATTGGAGTACAGTACCACCCAGAATACAAAAGTACAGTAGCTAATCCACATCCTATTTTTGTGAATTTTGTGGCTGCGGCAGTAAATGCAAAGAAAAAATAA
- the guaA gene encoding glutamine-hydrolyzing GMP synthase: MQHNVLILDFGSQYTQLIARRVRELNIFCEIFPYNNFPTDLSPYKAVILGGSPFSVRAEDAPHPDLSQIRGKLPLLAVCYGAQYLAHFSGGEVAASNTREYGRANLSYIKEDEIFFQGISPNSQVWMSHSDSIKALPTNGVKLASTHDVEFAAYRIEGETTYAIQYHPEVYHSSEGTKMLENFLVHIAEVPQNFTPNAFVTDMVAELKEKLQDDKVVLGLSGGVDSTVAAVLLHQAIGKNLYCIFVNNGLLRKNEFQSVLNQYKGMGLNVKGVDAGDRFLSELAGVSDPETKRKIIGRVFIEVFDDESHLIEDVKWLAQGTIYPDVIESVSVKGPSATIKSHHNVGGLPDYMKLQIVEPLRMLFKDEVRRVGATLGIDPELLGRHPFPGPGLSIRILGDITPEKVQILQDVDAVFIEGLKSWGLYDKVWQAGAILLPVNSVGVMGDERTYEKVVALRAVESTDGMTADWVHLPYDFLMKISNEIINKVKGVNRVVYDISSKPPATIEWE; encoded by the coding sequence ATGCAACACAACGTACTTATTTTAGATTTCGGATCGCAATACACACAGCTTATTGCGCGTAGAGTTCGCGAATTAAATATATTCTGCGAAATTTTTCCTTACAACAATTTTCCAACAGATTTATCACCTTACAAAGCCGTAATTTTAGGTGGAAGTCCATTTTCTGTTCGTGCAGAGGATGCTCCTCATCCTGATTTGTCTCAAATTAGAGGTAAATTGCCTTTGTTGGCAGTATGTTACGGAGCGCAATATTTAGCTCACTTTAGCGGTGGAGAAGTTGCTGCTTCCAACACGAGAGAATACGGAAGGGCGAATCTATCCTATATAAAAGAAGATGAAATTTTCTTTCAAGGAATTTCTCCAAACAGTCAAGTTTGGATGAGCCATAGTGATAGCATTAAAGCGCTGCCTACTAACGGAGTTAAATTAGCGAGTACACACGATGTAGAATTTGCTGCCTACCGAATAGAAGGCGAAACTACCTATGCAATCCAATACCACCCAGAAGTGTATCATTCTTCCGAGGGGACTAAAATGTTAGAGAACTTTTTAGTTCATATTGCTGAGGTGCCTCAAAACTTTACACCAAACGCTTTTGTTACCGATATGGTAGCCGAATTGAAAGAAAAACTTCAAGACGACAAAGTGGTTTTGGGTCTTTCTGGTGGAGTTGATTCAACCGTTGCGGCAGTATTATTGCACCAAGCTATCGGTAAAAACTTATATTGTATTTTTGTTAATAACGGTTTACTTCGTAAAAACGAATTTCAAAGTGTATTGAATCAATACAAAGGAATGGGATTGAATGTTAAAGGAGTAGATGCTGGAGATCGTTTCTTGTCTGAGTTGGCAGGAGTAAGTGATCCAGAAACCAAACGTAAAATCATTGGACGTGTTTTTATCGAAGTTTTTGATGATGAATCGCATTTAATTGAAGATGTAAAATGGTTGGCGCAAGGAACTATTTATCCTGACGTAATTGAGTCGGTTTCTGTAAAAGGACCATCAGCAACCATTAAATCGCACCACAATGTGGGTGGTTTACCTGATTATATGAAATTACAAATTGTAGAACCTTTGCGTATGCTTTTCAAAGATGAGGTGCGTAGAGTAGGTGCTACTTTAGGAATTGATCCAGAATTATTAGGGAGACATCCTTTCCCAGGTCCAGGTTTATCTATCCGAATCTTAGGAGATATTACACCAGAAAAAGTACAAATTTTACAAGATGTTGATGCTGTATTTATTGAAGGATTGAAATCTTGGGGATTGTATGATAAAGTTTGGCAAGCAGGAGCTATCTTGTTGCCAGTAAACAGTGTAGGGGTTATGGGTGATGAGCGTACGTACGAAAAAGTAGTGGCGCTTCGTGCTGTGGAATCTACTGATGGAATGACGGCAGATTGGGTACACTTACCCTATGATTTCTTGATGAAAATTTCTAACGAAATCATTAATAAAGTAAAAGGAGTAAATCGTGTGGTGTATGACATTAGTTCAAAACCACCTGCCACAATTGAGTGGGAATAA